A DNA window from Clavibacter sepedonicus contains the following coding sequences:
- a CDS encoding metallophosphoesterase translates to MGVVGTIARTVGGVAAAGAAVFAYASFYERRRFTLREVTVPVLPVGADPIRVLHLSDMHMAPWQHKKQRWVRELAELKPDLVVDTGDNTGHEQGIVAVEETLEAFRGIPGVFVHGSNDYYGPMMKNPFKYFTANTHATQRPADLDLARLERLYASLGWVDLNNAAGAIEVNGTLLEFFGVNDPHRDFDHLEALPGALDALREDGDAYQGASDAPVVSMGVAHAPYRRVLDSFVTNGARMIFAGHTHGGQVCVPGYGALVTNCDIPRRQVKGLSVWPHAERAAFLHVSAGLGASIYAPVRFACYPEATLLTLTAV, encoded by the coding sequence ATGGGCGTCGTGGGCACGATCGCGCGCACCGTCGGCGGCGTCGCAGCCGCCGGCGCGGCGGTCTTCGCGTACGCGTCGTTCTACGAGCGACGCCGCTTCACCCTCCGCGAGGTGACGGTGCCGGTGCTCCCCGTCGGCGCCGACCCCATCCGCGTGCTCCACCTCTCGGACATGCACATGGCCCCGTGGCAGCACAAGAAGCAGCGTTGGGTGCGCGAGCTCGCGGAGCTCAAGCCCGACCTCGTCGTCGACACCGGTGACAACACGGGGCACGAGCAGGGCATCGTCGCGGTCGAGGAGACGCTCGAGGCCTTCCGCGGGATCCCCGGCGTCTTCGTGCACGGCTCGAACGACTACTACGGGCCGATGATGAAGAACCCGTTCAAGTACTTCACCGCCAACACGCACGCCACGCAGCGCCCCGCGGACCTCGACCTCGCACGGCTCGAGCGGCTCTACGCGTCGCTCGGCTGGGTCGACCTCAACAACGCCGCGGGCGCGATCGAGGTCAACGGCACGCTGCTCGAGTTCTTCGGCGTGAACGACCCGCACCGCGACTTCGACCACCTCGAGGCGCTCCCCGGCGCGCTCGACGCGCTGCGCGAGGACGGGGACGCCTACCAGGGCGCCTCGGACGCGCCGGTCGTCTCGATGGGCGTGGCGCACGCACCCTACCGCCGGGTGCTCGACTCGTTCGTCACCAACGGCGCCCGGATGATCTTCGCCGGGCACACCCATGGCGGCCAGGTCTGCGTCCCCGGCTACGGCGCGCTCGTCACCAACTGCGACATCCCGCGTCGCCAGGTGAAGGGCCTCAGCGTCTGGCCGCATGCCGAGCGCGCCGCGTTCCTGCACGTGAGCGCGGGCCTCGGCGCGTCGATCTACGCGCCCGTGCGCTTCGCCTGCTACCCCGAGGCGACGCTGCTCACGCTCACGGCGGTCTGA
- a CDS encoding transglycosylase domain-containing protein, whose amino-acid sequence MSASKNTPGRVAAALTGVLGMSAVAGVLVAAMVTPAIAVTSLAANNTIGLFEDLPDYLQIDNLAQKTELYATQGGQPVKFAEFYAQNRQEVSWDEVSDNAKAAAVDTEDPRFYEHGGVDVQSTFRALAQNVIGGGVESGASTITMQYVKNVLVQKAETLAETDPDAGKKAYAEATQESTARKLKEMRLAIGLEKKFAKNDILLGYLNIANYGGSVYGIQSAAKYYYNVDAKDLSIAQAASLVATVNYPTALRIDEPGNVKANQERRDILIDNMLKHHSITQQQHDEAIATPVTPAITPSVSGCNAAQPASAAYFCDAVKYTVENSKEFGASPDEARRNLNRNGYKIYTTLNLDLQAKATDDMRKQIPTTMNSIPELGSAMTSVEAKTGRVIAMVQNTDYGNNAGAGVQSVNFNTDQDMGGSRGFQVGSTYKLVTLLEWLKEGHSVNEVVNSSKGTWSGSDFRDSCTGGTLSSKPLVVTNDGAAPGANRTVMSGTANSTNTAFMAMASELDMCGIVQTAKDIGIHQADKSKPLSGLVSDIIGSGGNNIAPLTMASAYATVANNGTTCTPILIDKVVLPDDTEVTPPSANCTETVSPDVAHTAAYALAGVMGATGAAANTNDGTPLIGKTGTTDRAKDTWFVGSSSEVTTAIWVGSYGGQDIRQRTTNLPNGQLMSTARFAVWKPFMQSVNAVYKGSAFPGPAADLTRTPTVQVPDVSGMSPADAQSAIEGAGLSFAQGGARASSVSAGQVAGSDPGAGANAARGSTVTVFISSGPGQSLQQGTPGTVPDVRGQDMTSARQTLRAAGFDVTMAQEQVQDNSQIGKATRTDPAAGQQSGGPVTLYIGRS is encoded by the coding sequence ATGTCTGCTTCCAAGAACACGCCCGGCCGCGTCGCCGCCGCGCTCACGGGTGTCCTCGGCATGAGCGCCGTGGCCGGCGTGCTGGTCGCCGCGATGGTCACCCCCGCCATCGCCGTCACGAGCCTGGCCGCCAACAACACGATCGGCCTCTTCGAGGACCTGCCGGACTACCTGCAGATCGACAACCTCGCCCAGAAGACCGAGCTGTACGCCACGCAGGGCGGCCAGCCGGTCAAGTTCGCCGAGTTCTACGCGCAGAACCGCCAGGAGGTGAGCTGGGACGAGGTCTCCGACAACGCGAAGGCCGCAGCCGTCGACACGGAGGACCCCCGCTTCTACGAGCACGGCGGCGTCGACGTGCAGTCCACGTTCCGCGCGCTCGCCCAGAACGTCATCGGCGGCGGCGTCGAGTCGGGCGCGAGCACCATCACCATGCAGTACGTGAAGAACGTGCTCGTGCAGAAGGCGGAGACGCTCGCCGAGACGGATCCCGACGCCGGGAAGAAGGCGTACGCGGAGGCGACGCAGGAGTCGACCGCCCGCAAGCTCAAGGAGATGCGGCTCGCGATCGGGCTGGAGAAGAAGTTCGCGAAGAACGACATCCTGCTCGGCTACCTCAACATCGCGAACTACGGCGGCAGCGTCTACGGCATCCAGTCGGCCGCGAAGTACTACTACAACGTCGACGCCAAGGACCTGAGCATCGCCCAGGCGGCGAGCCTCGTCGCGACGGTGAACTACCCGACCGCCCTGCGGATCGACGAGCCGGGGAACGTCAAGGCGAACCAGGAGCGCCGCGACATCCTCATCGACAACATGCTCAAGCACCACAGCATCACGCAGCAGCAGCACGACGAGGCGATCGCCACCCCCGTGACACCGGCGATCACGCCCTCGGTCAGCGGCTGCAACGCCGCGCAGCCCGCCAGCGCCGCGTACTTCTGCGACGCGGTGAAGTACACCGTCGAGAACTCCAAGGAATTCGGTGCCAGTCCCGACGAGGCCCGCCGCAACCTCAACCGCAACGGCTACAAGATCTACACGACGCTGAACCTCGACCTGCAGGCCAAGGCCACGGACGACATGCGCAAGCAGATCCCCACGACGATGAACAGCATCCCGGAGCTCGGATCGGCGATGACGAGCGTGGAAGCGAAGACCGGTCGCGTCATCGCCATGGTCCAGAACACCGACTACGGCAACAACGCGGGCGCCGGTGTGCAGAGCGTCAACTTCAACACCGACCAGGACATGGGCGGGTCACGGGGATTCCAGGTGGGATCGACGTACAAGCTCGTCACCCTGCTCGAGTGGCTCAAGGAGGGGCACTCGGTCAACGAGGTCGTCAACTCCTCCAAGGGGACGTGGTCCGGGAGCGACTTCCGGGATTCCTGCACAGGTGGGACTCTCAGCTCGAAGCCGCTGGTCGTCACGAACGACGGCGCGGCTCCGGGCGCGAATCGCACTGTGATGTCAGGCACGGCGAACTCGACCAACACCGCGTTCATGGCCATGGCGTCAGAGCTCGACATGTGCGGCATCGTGCAGACCGCGAAGGACATCGGGATCCACCAGGCGGACAAGAGCAAGCCGCTCTCCGGTCTCGTCTCCGACATCATCGGTTCCGGTGGCAACAACATCGCACCCCTCACGATGGCCTCGGCTTACGCCACGGTCGCGAACAACGGGACCACGTGCACGCCGATCCTGATCGACAAGGTCGTGCTCCCCGATGACACCGAGGTCACACCGCCGTCGGCGAATTGCACGGAGACCGTCAGCCCGGATGTCGCCCACACGGCCGCGTACGCGCTCGCGGGTGTCATGGGCGCCACCGGTGCCGCCGCCAACACGAACGACGGAACGCCGCTCATCGGCAAGACGGGCACCACGGATCGCGCCAAGGACACCTGGTTCGTCGGATCCAGCAGCGAGGTCACCACCGCGATCTGGGTGGGGAGCTACGGCGGACAGGACATCCGCCAGCGCACCACCAATCTCCCGAACGGCCAGCTCATGTCCACCGCCCGCTTCGCCGTGTGGAAGCCGTTCATGCAGTCCGTGAACGCGGTCTACAAGGGATCGGCCTTCCCCGGCCCGGCAGCGGACCTCACCCGCACGCCGACGGTCCAGGTGCCGGACGTGTCGGGCATGTCGCCCGCTGACGCCCAGTCGGCCATCGAGGGAGCGGGCCTGTCCTTCGCCCAGGGCGGCGCGCGCGCCTCCTCCGTATCCGCCGGCCAGGTCGCCGGATCCGACCCGGGCGCCGGCGCCAACGCCGCGCGCGGATCCACCGTCACGGTCTTCATCAGCAGCGGGCCCGGCCAGAGCCTGCAGCAGGGCACCCCGGGCACCGTCCCGGACGTGCGCGGTCAGGACATGACGAGCGCTCGCCAGACCCTGCGCGCGGCCGGCTTCGACGTGACCATGGCGCAGGAGCAGGTGCAGGACAACTCGCAGATCGGCAAGGCGACCCGAACGGATCCCGCCGCCGGCCAGCAGAGCGGCGGCCCCGTGACGCTCTACATCGGACGCAGCTGA
- a CDS encoding RidA family protein, protein MGAISERLAELGIELPAVAAPVAAYVPAVVHGGLVYTSGQLPFVDGALAATGKVGAEVSAEDAKAHARTCALNGLAAAAAAAGGIDRIARVIKVTGFVASAEGFTGQPGVINGASEVLGEILGRAGIHARSAVGVAELPLGSPVEVELVVALVE, encoded by the coding sequence ATGGGCGCGATCTCCGAGCGGCTGGCCGAGCTCGGCATCGAGCTGCCCGCGGTCGCGGCGCCCGTCGCCGCCTACGTCCCCGCTGTCGTGCACGGCGGCCTCGTCTACACGAGCGGCCAGCTGCCGTTCGTCGACGGCGCGCTCGCTGCGACCGGCAAGGTCGGCGCCGAGGTGTCCGCCGAGGACGCCAAGGCGCACGCCCGCACGTGCGCGCTCAACGGGCTCGCGGCGGCGGCGGCCGCGGCCGGCGGCATCGACCGCATCGCGCGCGTGATCAAGGTCACCGGCTTCGTCGCCTCGGCCGAGGGCTTCACCGGGCAGCCCGGCGTCATCAACGGCGCGAGCGAGGTGCTGGGGGAGATCCTCGGGCGCGCGGGGATCCACGCGCGCTCCGCCGTCGGCGTCGCGGAGCTGCCGCTCGGCTCGCCCGTCGAGGTCGAGCTCGTGGTGGCGCTCGTCGAGTAG